The sequence TCTCTTATTGATAAAATCAAATCCGATCCCGGGATAGGTGCAATTATGCCCAAAGTGCTAAACCTTGATCAAAGCGTACAGTACCTGCCTAAATTACTCCCGTCGCCATGGCTTTTGTTGATTAGAGTATTCCGTCCCCTCCGCTGGTTAATGAAAGGGGTTTACAATAATCATGTTTTAAAGAACAAAGAGGATATTGAATTGAATGTTCCGTCTTTATCAGGTTGTTTTAGTCTCTATAATCTCTCAGTTCTAAGGGAAGTAGGTCTATTTAATGAAAAGTATTTTATGTACTTCGAAGACACTGAACTATCCCGAAGGATCCATAGAAACTACAAGACATTGTATTTTCCTTCTGTTACCATATTACACGGACACGGGCGAGGAGCAGCAAAGGACTTCAGGCTCTTCAAAATATTTCTGAAATCTACCGTTACCTATTTCAATATGTATGGTTGGGTGGTCGATAAGGAAAGAAAGCAGATTAACCGAAAGGTTCTTCGTCAACTCCGTTCTGCCACACATCAAATATAAGTGAGAGTAGAAAGAAAAAGACTGATATCCAATCTTTGGATTTTAACGATTCTCCTGTATCTGTTCAGAACAGTTGCAGAGCCGGTGAAATACCCGTTTCTGATATCTAGTGCAGCACTAGCCATTGTCTATTCTTACTTCTTCTTTTCAAATTCCAGAAAAGGACTATTAAAGAAGCATTTAAGTGCTACAAAGGAGTTTCATATCCTGGGAATACTCATTGTTACTGGAATCTTTCTATCCTCATCAACAGAATTACTATCAATTAAAAGTCTGATAAATTTTCTTGGTATTTCATTTTTTTTTCTGATCTATTTTGAATTTGGAGAGCAAATAGAATTGAAAAAGCTTTTCAAAGGATGGATTTTCTTAGCTTCAACCATTGGCATTCTGGGAATCGCAAAATGGTTAGGTTATTTTTTTGAAATGAATATTGGATGGTTCACATCATTTTATAAATCTGGTTCATCTCTGGTTACAGATTATAATTTCTATGCATCCTATTTTATTTTAT comes from Bacteroidales bacterium and encodes:
- a CDS encoding glycosyltransferase family 2 protein, with protein sequence MGNDLISASLVAYHNPKNEIKSVADAFLASGLNCVLFIVDNSSNRELEVICTDERINYIHNDSNLGFGKAHNIAIRKAIGMNIAYHFVLNPDVNFQPEIIVSLIDKIKSDPGIGAIMPKVLNLDQSVQYLPKLLPSPWLLLIRVFRPLRWLMKGVYNNHVLKNKEDIELNVPSLSGCFSLYNLSVLREVGLFNEKYFMYFEDTELSRRIHRNYKTLYFPSVTILHGHGRGAAKDFRLFKIFLKSTVTYFNMYGWVVDKERKQINRKVLRQLRSATHQI